Genomic DNA from Hordeum vulgare subsp. vulgare chromosome 2H, MorexV3_pseudomolecules_assembly, whole genome shotgun sequence:
GCACTTTCAAAGTAATTCTGCAAAACATTAGGGCCAATCTCGCGTACCGTTTTGTTTTAAGTCAACACGCGAGTGCAGGTGTGGGGCCGCATCAGCAAAACGGTCGATACTTGCGTTCCTCTCAGCCTGGCTGAGAGGCCTTGTTTTGCATCAGCCGGGCCAGGCTGAGGAGGCCGCACATGACACCAAACAGGCCGAATGTTGCATGCCGCATGCGAGACAGGTGCGAACCAGGCATCCAAACATGCCCATAGCATACAAACGACAATCACATAGTGTAAATTTCACACATATTGCATAGTATTTGCGCGCATACATTTACACTCACCAAACGTTCCAAAAGTAcctacaaaataaaaaataacaaggaaaaacaaaaaataaatggACAAACACATACAAACAGAAGAACAAAGAAAAAGGAGTGAGGGGAATGATTGGGCGGTAATGGGCTTTAGCCCAGTAGCAAATCAACTAACCCAAACAAAACAGGCCAAACTAGCACATACAAacccctcaaaaaaaaaactacCACATACAATAACCCAGGGGAAAAGGTGAGCACGAATCTCAATGCAGAAATCAACAGCCAAAAAATCGACtggcccaaaaatatttttccaggTGACTTACCTATAACTAAAGCGTCAATAAAATGGTGGAACTGGGAGGAGACCCCTTTTGTTCAAAAAAATATGGCATATGTGCTTCCTATCCCTGAAATTTAATACCCTTAGGAGACAGAAAGAAAAATCTtagggccttgtttggtactagtgtattttagggaatttgtggggattatcccggtcaaaccccctcaatccccacacatctgtgtatttgacatgtttcatccccacatttcccctcaaatccccaaattatagtgcatttttctcaatacccaatacactacccctacctagtgtattggggataaatgaggatttgaagggattgggtgaaggttggggtttcacccaatcccttgggggattatccccaccagtctcctcaaaaacactagtaccaaacaagggctAGCTGTGGCTTTTGTAAAAGCATGATCCAGTAGTTACTTCATATCTGGATTTCATTTTCATTGACATGCCTTCAGTTTTCCAATTCCATGTTGATGTCATTGGTTGCTGGTGTTTCTCTTTTTAGACAATGGAAGAATTATATTGCTCCCGGCCAATGCATCAGGGATGCACACATCCGAAGTTGCCTGTTTTTGTTTTCCTCTTTTGAGACCCGGGGAACTGGTTCTCAGTTTCTAATCAAATCAGGAGGGTTTCTCCTTCtagacaaaaaaataaaaagcaaaactAACGGATGAATATTGAGTGCAGTTTGAGAATGCCTCATTGCCGAAAGCTGATCAGCAAGCTAAGAAATGTTACAGTAAACTGGATCCAAAATCAGGAAACTACAAGTATCTCGGAACGACACAGTTCATGGTCACAATGGAGTACAAATAAGTACTGGTCACTACAATAAGCACATGACTCGTATTGAATACTGAAGCCAGCTACCCATGGACGATGTTTCACCTTGATTACAGCTAATGCCCTTTGTTTCCATTTTTCTTAACAGCATCATGGCAGAAACCTTTGCTGCAGTCTTCGATTACAATTATCACCTCTATTTTGTATCTACAAGAAAAAGGCACCATTTCTGAATTTGTGGCAAATACTATGACCAAATGAAATGATAAATAAATTAGTTATGCAACTAGTAGTATAAAAAAGCTTCTACCTGTACAATGAGTTTCCGCATCTGCACTTTTATCAATAAGGCTACTGCAACTTTCTCCCAGCACAGTACTATTAGACTACTCCTGTTTATCTTCACCTTCAACCTCACCACTCTCACCAACCACCACACCTTCTGCCTGATCATCAACCTTCACTCCTTCAACTTCACCATCAGCCTTCACAGTTTCTTTATCCTCCCGCCATCTTAGAATAACAGGCCTTTCCATAAGTTCCTATCAAACAAAGAAATAGAAACTTAAACACCATACTATGCTCTTGTAGTTTAACATCTCCTCCATTTTATTTTATAAGAAGTATGAAAGGAAATAAGCCAGGAGAGTGGTCTTGTCAGTTATCATATAACATTGCGGTAAGAAAAATTGGTTACTGAAGCAAGAGTGATGTTTTTCGTAAATAGATATCTGGCAAAGCATATCACTGCTGCTCCAGAGCAAATTTATCCTCCAGTGTACAACTTCAAGAATTCATCACAATTTTGAAAAGAACAATACACTCAAGTAAGCCAAAGCAGCCATACTAATCGCTCGTAAAAAATAAATCCATAAGACCAGCAAAGATTTCTGAACTGTAGATAACAAAATCTTGGCATCAAGCATGACAGTTTAAACATCACCACAGAGTTAACTTCTGAATGATCGATTCAGTCCTTGGCTAAATTGTAATACTGATAGGTAAGTGTTTCTCAAAATTTTACCTTTCCATTGAGTTCGCTGAGGGCAGCCTCTGCTTCCTCTTTTGTTCCAAAAGAAACAAAACCATACCCAGCTGATTTTCTATCATCAAAGACTATATTTGCAGAAACTGGGTTAAACTGTGAGAAGAACTCCTTCAGATCGGCAGACCTTGCTTTCCATGCAAGATTGGAAACATAAAGCTTGTACTTAGCGACAATGGTGTccggagatgatggtggagcaggtTTTCTGAAGCTCTTCGAAAATTCCACCTTGATGACCCTTCCATTGATATCCTACAAATCATTGTGATGCAGAATTTAGCATAGGAGATTGATGAAAAAAAAGATCCCAAAGCTAAGATATACTCGTGGTATTTCTTTTTCCGGGAACACCAGTATCTTATTTTGTGGGAACCTCAAGATGTCAGTATTTTAATGATAAGCTCAGCTGACCTCAATTGCACACCGGACAGCAGACTGATATGGTGTGCTAAATTCAAAGATGAAGTAAGATTGCTGGAAACTTTTCTGTCTGTGTGAAACAATATTCACAAAGTTGCTAAAATTATTTAGCTCATCCAAGTATTTTAAGGTATCTACTCAATAAGAACATTACAATTAATAATatagtactcccttcgtccggaattacttgtcgcacaaatgtataaaaatggatgtatctagaactaaaatacatctagatacattcatttctatgacaagtatttccagatggagggagtataatttaATCATCAAATGCGAACATGTCCACACATATTTCTCGAATTGTATGTTGTAGCCCCATCACCCTTGACCCTTGAGgaatttacggtgattttttaGGTGCAAGGATGTGAGATAGCAAGCACTGAACACACTGAACAAAGGTTGAAGCCATCTTCCACTTGACATGTGAAAACAACATTTAGCTCATTTTTCACAAGGCAGCATTCATCCAGGTTGTGTACTGATGCGCATATGGGAAAAAAGACAGAGACGTCTAGAGACTCACGTGGCCGTCGAACTTCTCCACTACGGCGGCGGCCTCTTCGGCGGTGGCCATGGTGACGAACGCGAACCCCCTCTTCCTCCCGTCCTTCATCTTGATAACCTTCGCGGAACAAACAAAAGCAGGCCGCGTCAGAGAACGCGCGCATGCAGGCGCGGCAACACAGGATTCAAAAAGCTCTGCTGTGGCATCGTGCGGTCACCTCGACGTCCTTGACGACGCCGCACTCGGCGAAGAGCTTCTCCGTCTCCGCCGCGGAGAAGGTAAACGGCATGTTGCCCACGAAGAGCTTCCGCCGCGTCTCCCCCAGCTCCTCGtccccctccgccgcgggctcggCGGCCTGCGCGTCCGGCGGCGAGGAGGCCGCgacggcggcggccgggaggcagAGGCGGAGGCCGGGGTAGGGGCGGCGAGGGGAGTGGAGGAGCGGGGCGTACTGGGAAATGCGGCCCTGAATGCGGGGGAGCGAGAGGGCCGCCGCGGCgggggcggggtgggggctgCGCGCGAGGGAGAGCGCCATTGGAGGAGGCTGCGACGCCGACGCGGGTGGTTTCTGTCCCGGGGATTGGGATTGGAGGGGGCGGAGGGAGGGGGACTGGAAATTTTCCGCCTGGTTTTGTGTTTCGGATAAGCGAGCGCGGCTGGCGGGATAAGGGACGACGGCGACAGTTCGTTTGTTTGTGGTCGCGGCCGCGCTTGCATCGTGGTCTTCATCGGGCCTGCTTACAAAAGATAATTTCCCGCCCCATGTTGGCTAGCTTTATTATTGCTTCTTTGGAAGAGTAACTACTTAGCAAGCACTCCCTCGTAAGCATTCCAACCATCATTTCCATGCATCCTTACTTGGCATTTTCTTAGTCGTTGTCATGTGTCGTGCTTTCAGCGTTTCcttcaacaacaaaaaaaatatttttccacaTGCGTTTTTGCCTTTTTTGGATAGTTTTTTTCggatatttttgttgtttcggtTTTTCATTGGTCTTTCGTAATTTTTGGACCAAAATAACAACAATTTTTTTCACGAAAAAACCATTTTTCTTTTTTTACATGAAAAAACACGTTtatttttcgagaggcacggtcgtgccctttaaaaagaaaaaaatgttttttttgtttttttgtgagGCACGATTTTCCTTCCGCGAAAGGCTCGGTTGTGCGTGAGAGGCGCGTCCGTGCCTTTTCCGAAAGGAGAAAATGtgttttctgattttttgtgAGAGACGTGGTTTTGTTTTTGCgaaaggcatggttttgccttcgcgaaaggcacgcccgtgcctctcccgaaaaggaaaaaacacgtattctgctctctctttttttccgcaagaggcacggttttccttccgcgagaggcacggttttccttccacgagaggcacggttttgccttcgcgagaggcacgacccgtGTCCCTCGGAAAGGAAAATAAcgcgttttcttttttttttctatcGCGTGAGGCACGGTTTTTTCGTCCGATTTTTTCTTTCGGgttttttcgtgaaaaaaaaactcgtcaaaacctatcaacatgggatctagttttaaagatctcgacgCGCGAAAGCCAACAATGAAAATGActttaggagataaaacgttttaaaaACATGGATCTACGAAAAAACGGGAAAACTCTCACGTTGCGACAAGTGACACGCATGCAGTGTGCCACTTATCGCAACCTGTGGAGGTTGGAGTAATCGTTGGAAGGTGTACTCACTAACTAGTGATTTCGCTTCTTTGGTCATAAAACCCACGAAATCGAGAGCTCTTACCTGCGGGACCTCCTCTTGAACGCATTCTGCGTCCAATATGGTACCTTCGCACAGCGACAGGGCACAGGGTACCTTCGCACAGGCAAGCCCACAGGCGACTAGGCTGGCCTAGGTAACCAGctcgtttttttttctttttgcttatttatttttctctttttgtcTTATTCTCTATAttcttttgtgtttctctttctctttctcccAAAAGGTTTTATGTTTCGAAAAAAATTTAGTTTCTGAAACTTAATCCGCTGTTGTACTTATAGATAAAAGTTATAAatggatttttttttaatttctgaaGAATTTCCAAAAATACAACAAATTGGAAAACAGGAGCATTTTAAAGCATATAACATTTTTGTAAACAGTACATTTTTAGATATATGTAAACAATTTTTGAACGGGAACAATTTTTCAACTTATGTGTACCTTTTGAAACATGAACTTTTTTCGAACTTGCGTACGTTTTTTAAAAAGGTAAACATATTTTAGAAAAAGAACTAGATTTTCAAATAATAAATACTATTATATTtggtgaacaaaatttgaaaaacttTTCAATTGGTGAACAAAAATTATAAAAGAGAAACATTTtacgtaaaacaagaacatttttttataaaagtgtgaaaacgagaacattttttaaaaaattcGACCAATTACACTTTTTGAAACACACACATTTGTTGAACTAACGAACACTTTcgaaaaaggcaaacatttttttagaaaaaaatagTTTAAAGATCCCAAACATTTTCAAATAATGAACAATTTCAATTGGTGAAAAAAATGGAACAAGTAAAAGAGAGACATTTTTCACATAACAGTAGCactttttataaaaatgtgaaaacaagaacattttttgaaaactgtGACAAATTTATGAAAAAGggaacattttttcaacttaTGTACACTTTTGGAAACATTAACATTTTTAGAACTTACATACGTTTTTCAATGATAAATTTATTTTAGAAAatgaagaacatttttaaaattcctgAATTTTTTAAGAAATGGAGAACAAAATTCGAAAAACTTTTCAATTGGTGATCAAAATTCTAAAAAAGAGAAACATTTTACACTTATGTACACTTTTTGGAAAGGCATATATATTTTGAAAAAGaggaacaaattttaaaattccaaaaaaaattcaaatcatgaacatttttagaaTTGGTCAACAAAATTGGAACAAAGTTTCAATTTTTGAACAAATTTAAGAGTTATATTTTTTGTAAAAATCTGGACAcaacaacattttttgaaaattgcgACCAATttgtgaaaaaatattttttctgaaatatgtAATGAAATTTTGACCTGGAAACAATTATTCAACTTATGTACACTTTTctaaacacaaacattttttgaagttacgTACATTTCTTGAAAAGGAAAACATATTTAGAAAATGAAGAGCAGTTTTTAAATTTCATGACCATTTTATATCATGAAAAATTGGAGAATTggtgaaaaaaaattgaaaaagttTTCAACTTgtgaacaaaaatgataaaagagAAACATTTTTGTAAAACTGAAACATGTTTTATAAAAATATGcaagcaagaacattttttgaaaactctGAACCATTATGAAAAAAACATTTATTTGAAACttagaacatttttataaaagcaACAATATTTTCTGAATTTCAAAAACGAATTTCACACATGAACTTAGTTTAAGAAAATGaacatgaaaaaaaatgaaacagaaacagaaaaaagaaaaaaaaaaagtaaaaacgaaaaaaaaaaagacaaagtaaaaagcaaaaatcgAAAAAGCCTGCAGAGGAAGATAGGCACAAAAATCGTTAAATATGGTTTTTACTTATCTGCCGCATTCTGCGGCTGGGAGTTGCTCGAACGCACAGGATGATCGGTCGGCTGTGCGAGCCaattgtttttctgtttttccacttctacttatttatttattttctgttttctgtttttgtttttttatgaaaACAAACAAATGTTAAATTTCccaattatttttccaaaaaaatgAAGAATTTTTAAAATGGAGAACAAATTTCAAATCCAGAAGAATTTTTTAAAGCATAAACATTTTCTAAATATTGAGAATAAATTTTAAAACCAAGAGaaattttcaattttttaaaaGTATGAaccttttttgaatcttgagaataattttttttaaatggagaacaattttttaaaaatactgaACAGTTTTTTAAaggacaaacattttttgaatcttgagagttATTTTGCAAatgggaaattttttgaaaaatcctAAACAACTTcataaagacatacattttttaaAGACAAGTTATTTTGACAAACAAGACCATTTTTATAAAAtctaaaacattttttaaattattaAACAACGTTTAAAAACGATTTCTTTAAATATGTAACATTTTCAAAAACACTCTTTGGAATTTAAGAACATTTCCCAAACAGGAACTTatttgaaaaattgaaaacaaattGATAtttcgaacattttttgaaaatacaaagCATTTCCACCAACcctaacattttttgaaaatcccaaacattttttgaagttatgcATGTTTTTGAAAAACAATAACTATTTGAAATTTTGTAGATTTTTTTAAaagcaaaaacatttttttgcatttgacaaaaaaatatgaaaatctagaacattttttgaaatggaaacagaaaagaataataaacggaaaagaacaaaggaaaaaagaaaataaaaaaaccgGTTCAcgaaccttctagaagttttcCAAAATGGGAAAAACTAGCTCCGAACCTCTAGAAGTTTTCCAAAACTAGGATGAGTGAAGCGCTAATGGGCGAGCCCATTAAAATAACTTGCCTCCCCTCCCGTTTGCGTTTGCCCGACTCCATGTTGTAAAGAGCGATAAATAGGAGATTCCCACGAAATCAAGATATTTTGGAGGAGGCACGCGTTTTGGTGAGTTATCCCAAGTCTTCTCCTCCTACAAAGCAAGTTGTTGATAAAAGGGTCCATGCTGATATAATCGAAGTTGTCACAATAtccactcaagtcttagaatcttacgaccttacgatccaaattagccccttcgaTTCTCCgactttgctcatagaatctaagtttctacgatcctcgtAGTTATGATTTCATGAATCACGATCCTACAAATAGAGGTCCGTTTTGATTCAGAATCTCCATTCCGAAAACTTTGCATATAACATTTTTTCACGTTGACCTACGACGAAGAGAGCCCCCGCATCGCCTCTCGACACGCAGCTCGGGAAAAACCCTAGGTCCGCCACCGCCGGCCCCTTCTCCAGCGCCTCCCCTCGCCGCCAACGGTTGGCGATGGTGGGTGTACCCCACGTGCAGCTCCACCTCCCCTCCGCCCAACCCTCCCACCTCCGTGACGGTCGCCACATCGCCTCGTGATGCTATTAGTGGCATGCGCTCCTTCGTGTCTCCCCAGGCGGCTCACGCAGTGCATGTGTGCGTCTCCATCGTCCGGCGTCCTCGCCTTCGCCCCAACCCGGTGACGGCTCGATTTGCGCCATCATTCTCGATATGTGTTGCCAGTGCATCGTCCGGCCTTCCCCCTTCCTCCGTGGCCCATGGGGGGCAACGCTGGTCATGCTCGCCCGACCGTCGCCGGTTCCTGGGGGTcgtatttcaactccaaatctggCGAGTTCGGGTGGCTTCATCCACCTAGTCCCGTGCTTTCTCGTCGCGGTCTCGTACTAACCGCGGTGCGCCACAACCTCACCTTGTCCTGTGTGCGGTAGCCAAGTGTGATGCTGCTTCTTCGGCCCTCCGTAGCTCAACTCGCGTCTCTTCACTACCTTCGCTGATGGGTTACGGTGGGGGTTGGCTAACTTTCTCCGATTGCAAGGTGAAGGTGGCACTGCTTGGTGAAAACTTCATCGATGGTGACGGGTTTAGCCGCCATTTACCCTTCTAGAAGGCGTCGATTTTGGCACCGTTTCCCTCTCCCCATGCTTTTAGATCCTGGGAGAAATCTCGGACCCGGGGTTCCCCGAGTCGGATGATGTCGACGTCTATACGCAATTTCCTCCTTTAGGCATCTTCTTGGATTATTTCTACTTCGGGCCGATCACCTCTTGCCGCTCCATCTTCACCTTGGCATTGATGCTGGCTGACCACTGCTCTAGGCGACTCGGGTGGAGCTTGTTTGGACCT
This window encodes:
- the LOC123427881 gene encoding 29 kDa ribonucleoprotein A, chloroplastic, coding for MALSLARSPHPAPAAAALSLPRIQGRISQYAPLLHSPRRPYPGLRLCLPAAAVAASSPPDAQAAEPAAEGDEELGETRRKLFVGNMPFTFSAAETEKLFAECGVVKDVEVIKMKDGRKRGFAFVTMATAEEAAAVVEKFDGHDINGRVIKVEFSKSFRKPAPPSSPDTIVAKYKLYVSNLAWKARSADLKEFFSQFNPVSANIVFDDRKSAGYGFVSFGTKEEAEAALSELNGKELMERPVILRWREDKETVKADGEVEGVKVDDQAEGVVVGESGEVEGEDKQE